A region from the Acanthochromis polyacanthus isolate Apoly-LR-REF ecotype Palm Island chromosome 23, KAUST_Apoly_ChrSc, whole genome shotgun sequence genome encodes:
- the LOC110972494 gene encoding golgin subfamily A member 6-like protein 22 encodes MLMSHEVVEMQNLEQKDLKHQHVTLQELQKQQKLQGSKEEVRETMVHDEIETRTEAVEGEIVHDDDQTSEAVEDEKSQTEENNQFKGEEAAGSHSIWYLLNSFKGNQAEQQQKKNEAEDEPEDLSGEVQTVRDEQKSEDEKQQLLKKLKEAQEEANRRWKEVNDIRKEFEDKLKNKNAEISKLKGELNKQLWKEKEKDEKFDRELNELLTMNTEWQRKFQEEITKRMKAEKELETLKKPLKTKLERSKSEDVDHQIKSRQQSSSSSDHSDLRDIILENIDQRCRSVHLKNTSREEKLLGGCKLELHINNRELSIYTFDQSFKVKAEGKITLWHPDCGSEFAPTGDLVWRDLKRWKPTDQLQFVLISQTGKTKVL; translated from the exons ATGCTGATGTCACATGAAGTTGTGGAAATGCAGAATTTGGAACAAAAAGATTTGAAACACCAACATGTAACACTACAagaactacaaaaacaacaaaaactacaagGATCCAAAGAAGAAGTTAGAGAAACA atggTCCATGATGAAATAGAAACGCGGACGGAGGCTGTCGAAGGAGAG atAGTCCACGATGATGATCAGACGAGTGAGGCTGTAGAAGATGAAAAGAGTCAGACTGAGGAGAACAATCAG TTCAAAGGAGAAGAAGCTGCAGGTTCCCACTCCATCTGGTATTTATTG AATTCCTTCAAGGGAAATCaggctgagcagcagcagaagaagaatgaGGCTGAGGATGAA CCGGAGGATTTATCAGGTGAGGTCCAGACGGTCAGGGACGAGCAGAAAAGTGAAGAtgagaagcagcagctgttAAAGAAG CTAAAGGAAGCACAAGAGGAAGCAAACAGGCGATGGAAGGAAGTCAATGACATCCGGAAAGAGTTTGAAGATAAGCTGAAGAACAAGAATGCAGAGATCAGCAAACTGAAAggagag TTGAACAAACAGCTttggaaggagaaggagaaggatgAGAAATTTGACAGAGAACTAAATGAACTGCTGACCATGAACACAGAG tGGCAGAGAAAGTTCCAGGAGGAAATAACAAAAAGGATGAAAGCTGAGAAAGAATTAGAGACTTTGAAGAAGCCGCTGAAGACCAAG TTGGAGAGAAGTAAATCTGAAGATGTGGATCATCAGATAAAGTCcagacagcagagcagcagcagctcagatcaCAGTGATCTAAGAGACATTATTTTGGAGAACATTGACCAACGCTGCAGATCTGTCCATCTTAAAAACACATCCAGGGAG GAGAAACTACTGGGAGGCTGCAAGTTAGAACTTCATATCAACAACAGAGAATTATCTATCTATACATTTGATCAGTCCTTCAAAGTCAAGGCTGAGGGGAAAATCACT TTATGGCACCCAGATTGTGGTAGTGAGTTTGCTCCTACCGGTGACCTGGTTTGGAGAGACCTGAAGCGCTGGAAACCAACAGACCAACTTCAGTTTGTCCTCATCAGTCAGACTGGAAAAACCAAAGTACTATAG